A portion of the Nitrospira sp. genome contains these proteins:
- a CDS encoding PilN domain-containing protein produces MITIAGCWWYSAALDEELEARQTEKSDKTKQVASLNEQVKQVADFEQRKRHLEDKNRVIDQLEKSRVGPVKVLDHVSQSLDPLKLWLVRVGVNGQNIDLEGRALSNDDVVEFVNNLRRTDYFTNIDLQESRSATESQLSVYQFKLAFRLKG; encoded by the coding sequence ATGATCACGATTGCAGGCTGCTGGTGGTACTCTGCAGCTCTGGATGAAGAATTGGAAGCCCGACAGACCGAGAAGAGCGACAAGACCAAACAGGTGGCATCACTGAACGAGCAGGTCAAGCAGGTTGCCGACTTTGAACAGCGCAAGCGGCACCTGGAGGACAAGAATCGTGTTATTGACCAGTTGGAGAAATCCCGTGTCGGCCCGGTGAAGGTGTTGGACCATGTCAGTCAGAGTCTCGACCCCCTCAAGCTCTGGCTGGTCCGTGTCGGCGTCAACGGTCAGAACATCGACTTGGAGGGGCGGGCTCTGTCGAATGACGATGTGGTGGAGTTCGTCAACAACCTGCGGCGCACGGATTATTTTACCAACATTGATCTTCAGGAGAGTCGTTCCGCTACGGAAAGTCAGTTGAGCGTCTATCAGTTCAAACTCGCGTTTCGGCTGAAGGGATAA
- the pilM gene encoding type IV pilus assembly protein PilM, producing the protein MLKSLKSLVETDIFSMLTPKRQLVGLDIGSSGIKLVQLKEHRGHYLLQKFGIKPLEPEVIVDGTVMDEGRVVSAIKELFEELKVKVKQVAVSISGHAVIVKKISLPPMPDDELEGQVRLAAEQYIPFDINEVNIDFHVLPSSGGDADEGEMSVILVAAKKDKINELTELVKGAGLFPMVMDVDAFAIENMHAINYPVSQEDTTALVNIGASVMNINIVRGSVSVFTRDIPIGGNRYTEAMQRELGLSYEDAEETKKGGRSAGSNQSAVTGVIDSVNAEVASEIARTVDYFKSTMSDAEVQHVLLCGGGAQVAGLEQQLRDRMNAMVEIANPFGEIDTSGCDMDQATLAEMAPIAAVGVGLALRSVGDR; encoded by the coding sequence ATGCTGAAGTCCCTTAAAAGTCTGGTAGAAACGGATATCTTTTCGATGCTCACGCCGAAGCGTCAGCTTGTGGGCTTGGACATCGGGTCAAGCGGCATCAAGCTTGTCCAGCTTAAAGAGCACCGAGGGCACTATCTGTTGCAGAAATTCGGTATCAAGCCGCTTGAGCCCGAGGTCATCGTCGACGGGACGGTTATGGACGAGGGACGCGTCGTCTCGGCGATCAAGGAGCTGTTTGAAGAATTGAAGGTCAAGGTCAAGCAGGTGGCCGTTTCAATTTCCGGTCATGCCGTTATCGTGAAAAAAATCAGTCTTCCTCCGATGCCGGACGACGAGCTCGAGGGCCAGGTCAGACTTGCAGCGGAGCAATATATCCCGTTCGATATCAACGAGGTGAATATCGATTTTCACGTGCTGCCCTCCTCGGGAGGCGACGCGGATGAAGGCGAGATGTCAGTTATTCTCGTGGCGGCAAAGAAGGACAAGATCAACGAGCTGACGGAATTGGTCAAGGGAGCCGGTTTGTTTCCCATGGTCATGGACGTCGATGCGTTCGCCATTGAGAACATGCATGCAATCAACTATCCCGTGTCCCAAGAAGACACGACGGCTCTGGTGAACATCGGAGCCAGCGTGATGAATATCAACATCGTTCGTGGCAGTGTCTCGGTGTTTACTCGCGATATTCCGATCGGAGGGAATCGGTATACCGAGGCAATGCAACGGGAGCTAGGTCTTTCGTATGAAGATGCGGAGGAAACGAAAAAGGGTGGCCGTTCTGCCGGCTCCAATCAATCGGCCGTGACGGGGGTGATCGACAGCGTCAACGCCGAGGTGGCTTCGGAAATCGCACGGACGGTGGATTATTTCAAGTCCACGATGTCGGACGCTGAAGTCCAACATGTTCTGTTGTGCGGAGGCGGCGCTCAAGTGGCAGGTCTCGAGCAACAGTTGCGAGACCGTATGAACGCAATGGTGGAGATCGCCAATCCCTTCGGTGAAATCGACACGTCAGGATGCGACATGGATCAAGCCACTCTGGCGGAGATGGCTCCGATTGCCGCGGTCGGGGTTGGTTTGGCCCTGAGATCGGTAGGGGATCGATGA
- the rapZ gene encoding RNase adapter RapZ — protein MAGLKLVVISGLSGAGKSHALKSFEDVGYFCIDNLPPALLPPFVELCHQQGGEIRNVALGIDVRERVFFTDLVGVLDRVKALGHSVELLFLEAREEVLVRRFSESRRPHPLLPDLPVLEGVRFEKERLAELRSHADRIIDTSDLTVHELRDLLARQFSQDRAPRRLTISIISFGYKFGVPYDIDLLFDVRFLRNPFFIPELKPLTGEDPRVRAFVLADPDAVAFISHLDQLFKFLIPLFERERRSYLNVAIGCTGGRHRSVSVAKRLQESFAVTGYPTTVVHRDLGK, from the coding sequence ATGGCGGGATTAAAGCTCGTAGTGATCAGCGGTCTTTCGGGCGCTGGTAAGTCCCATGCACTAAAGTCGTTCGAGGACGTCGGGTATTTTTGCATCGACAATTTGCCTCCCGCTCTCCTTCCCCCATTCGTCGAGTTATGCCATCAGCAAGGCGGGGAAATCAGGAACGTCGCCCTGGGTATCGATGTTCGCGAGCGCGTGTTCTTCACTGATCTGGTGGGAGTGCTCGATCGGGTGAAAGCCTTGGGACATTCCGTTGAGCTCTTGTTTCTCGAAGCCCGCGAGGAAGTCTTGGTCCGAAGGTTTTCCGAATCTCGAAGGCCCCATCCGCTGCTTCCCGATCTGCCGGTGCTTGAGGGTGTAAGATTCGAGAAGGAACGTCTCGCTGAGTTGCGGAGTCATGCGGATCGTATCATCGACACGTCCGATTTGACGGTCCATGAGTTGCGGGATCTGCTCGCGAGACAGTTTAGTCAGGACCGAGCGCCACGCCGCTTAACCATTTCCATCATCTCCTTCGGCTATAAGTTCGGTGTTCCCTATGATATCGATCTGCTGTTCGACGTCAGATTCTTGCGCAATCCTTTTTTTATTCCCGAACTTAAGCCATTGACCGGAGAAGACCCGAGGGTCAGGGCATTCGTTCTAGCGGATCCCGACGCGGTTGCCTTCATCAGCCATTTGGACCAGCTGTTCAAATTTCTCATCCCACTATTCGAGCGCGAACGTCGCAGTTACCTCAACGTCGCGATCGGTTGCACCGGTGGCAGACATCGCTCGGTATCTGTGGCTAAGCGGTTACAAGAAAGCTTTGCTGTAACAGGTTATCCGACCACCGTCGTCCATCGAGATCTGGGTAAGTAG
- the raiA gene encoding ribosome-associated translation inhibitor RaiA, whose product MKITGRHLAITPALRRHIREKFERLDRYGVLMDRVEITLGVNKLQHTAEALCSVDRKRFQAKTSTREMYMTIDQLADRLETQIRKYKERRTEHKGRTVSARQSPLEAPDSGEHAIEVVRPKVSVLSRAAASSRLDDLPGSIMVFTCADSGKLQILRRAESGKIVLIDP is encoded by the coding sequence ATGAAGATTACAGGTAGGCATTTGGCCATTACTCCAGCCCTCAGGCGTCACATTCGCGAGAAGTTCGAACGATTGGATCGGTACGGAGTACTGATGGATCGAGTGGAGATCACGCTCGGCGTGAACAAGCTGCAGCATACGGCGGAGGCGCTCTGTTCCGTCGACAGAAAACGATTTCAAGCCAAAACGTCGACCAGAGAAATGTACATGACAATCGATCAATTGGCCGATCGGCTTGAAACACAGATTCGCAAGTACAAAGAGCGGCGGACCGAGCATAAAGGGAGAACGGTTTCTGCGAGACAGTCACCGCTCGAGGCTCCAGATTCCGGTGAACATGCGATCGAGGTGGTGAGGCCAAAGGTTTCGGTGTTGTCTCGTGCCGCTGCATCAAGCCGCCTGGACGATCTGCCAGGTTCAATCATGGTGTTCACGTGTGCTGATTCTGGGAAGCTGCAGATATTGAGAAGAGCTGAGAGCGGCAAGATCGTGCTCATCGATCCATAA
- the rpoN gene encoding RNA polymerase factor sigma-54, producing the protein MKLRLDLKLSQKLIMTPQLQQAIKLLQLSRLELQQSLAQHLMDNPLLDELPAEAEESEGSSADEQVEDSPATSSSSDTTESEEATPEERDTPDEVSAAGWEEYFQTDRRTGSGERQSSSSDDFPSSEQNMRKATSLEDHLLWQLSLSGLSERQKEMGRLLIGNLDDDGYLRMPLSEVASGTEFTEAEVESVLKDIQTFDPTGVGARDLSECLLLQLGHLGRGPIGSLGARPGALKGSIVEAIILHHLKDLEKKQYARVAKALEVTVEEVLQATKVIEALEPKPGRPFDNTQNYVIVPDVFVVKNEGEWVVLLNDDGLPRMRISPYYKQLMSSGQSGSSETKAYLDERLRAAQWVIRSIEQRNKTIVKVVSSIVKFQEQFFEHGVQYLKPLVLKQVAEDIGMHESTISRVTANKYMYCPQGMLELKFFFNAGLQRADQPSDMLSSVTVREMIRKMVAAEDARHPLKDEEIAARLREQQVLIARRTVAKYRAEENIPPATQRKQFF; encoded by the coding sequence ATGAAACTACGACTTGACCTGAAGCTCAGCCAAAAGCTCATCATGACGCCGCAATTGCAGCAGGCAATCAAGCTGCTGCAATTGTCACGACTGGAGCTGCAACAGAGTCTCGCTCAGCATTTGATGGACAATCCGCTGCTGGACGAGTTGCCGGCTGAGGCCGAGGAGAGTGAAGGAAGCTCTGCCGATGAGCAGGTAGAGGACTCCCCCGCCACATCGAGCAGCTCCGACACGACCGAGTCCGAGGAAGCGACCCCCGAAGAGCGTGACACGCCTGATGAGGTGTCCGCGGCAGGCTGGGAGGAATACTTCCAGACAGACCGGAGGACGGGAAGCGGTGAGCGGCAGTCCTCATCGTCCGATGACTTTCCTTCCTCTGAACAAAATATGCGGAAGGCAACCTCCCTGGAGGATCATCTGCTTTGGCAGTTGTCCTTGTCCGGGTTGTCCGAACGACAGAAGGAGATGGGCCGATTGCTCATCGGCAATCTGGACGATGACGGCTATCTGCGCATGCCGCTGTCGGAAGTTGCCAGCGGGACTGAGTTTACCGAGGCAGAGGTTGAGTCGGTTCTGAAGGACATACAGACGTTTGATCCGACAGGGGTGGGAGCTCGTGACCTTTCCGAATGTCTTCTCCTACAATTGGGGCACCTTGGGCGGGGTCCCATTGGATCGTTGGGAGCTCGTCCCGGGGCACTGAAGGGGTCGATCGTCGAGGCGATCATACTCCACCATCTCAAGGATCTCGAGAAGAAACAGTATGCGCGGGTGGCCAAGGCTCTGGAGGTGACGGTGGAAGAGGTCTTGCAGGCCACCAAAGTGATTGAAGCGCTTGAACCGAAGCCAGGCCGTCCCTTCGACAACACCCAGAATTATGTCATCGTTCCGGATGTGTTTGTGGTGAAGAACGAAGGGGAATGGGTCGTGTTGCTGAACGACGACGGACTGCCGCGAATGCGGATTAGCCCCTATTACAAGCAACTCATGAGTTCGGGACAGAGCGGATCGTCGGAAACCAAAGCTTACCTGGACGAACGCCTCCGTGCCGCACAATGGGTGATTCGCAGTATCGAGCAGCGCAACAAGACCATCGTGAAAGTGGTCTCCAGCATCGTCAAGTTTCAGGAGCAGTTCTTTGAGCATGGAGTGCAGTATCTAAAGCCGCTGGTGCTCAAGCAGGTTGCCGAGGACATCGGGATGCACGAATCGACCATCAGTAGGGTGACGGCGAATAAGTACATGTATTGTCCGCAAGGCATGCTGGAGCTTAAGTTTTTCTTCAACGCAGGGCTGCAGCGTGCGGATCAACCAAGCGACATGTTGTCGTCTGTGACCGTGCGGGAAATGATCCGCAAGATGGTCGCAGCCGAGGATGCTCGTCATCCGTTGAAAGATGAGGAAATCGCCGCGCGTCTCCGCGAACAACAGGTGCTGATCGCGCGACGAACGGTTGCGAAGTACCGGGCTGAGGAGAACATTCCTCCCGCAACACAACGCAAGCAATTTTTCTAG
- the lptB gene encoding LPS export ABC transporter ATP-binding protein, whose product MPSTPAASGPGKTALRATGLVKSFRSRKVVKGVSVEVHAGEVVGLLGPNGAGKTTIFDMMVGLTQPDEGTITLDGQPLTTLPMYKRARKGIGYLPQESSIFRRLSVEDNIVAILEMLDYSRSERAERAEFLLKELDLGHIRTSMAYALSGGERRRLEITRALATNPSFMLLDEPFAGIDPIAVADIQQIITRLKEKGIGILITDHNVQETLSITDRAYIINEGLILEAGSPEAIVKSETARAVYLGDRFRL is encoded by the coding sequence ATACCCTCCACCCCTGCCGCGTCCGGACCCGGGAAAACCGCTCTTCGGGCGACGGGATTGGTCAAGAGCTTTCGTTCACGGAAAGTCGTCAAGGGTGTGTCTGTGGAAGTGCATGCCGGAGAAGTCGTCGGTTTGCTCGGGCCGAACGGGGCGGGAAAGACGACGATTTTCGACATGATGGTCGGTCTCACCCAGCCCGACGAAGGTACGATCACACTGGACGGCCAGCCGTTGACGACGTTGCCCATGTATAAACGCGCACGCAAAGGGATCGGATATCTTCCTCAGGAGTCGTCGATTTTTCGGCGCCTGTCCGTCGAGGACAATATTGTGGCAATCCTCGAAATGCTGGATTACTCTCGATCAGAGCGAGCTGAGCGCGCGGAGTTCTTGCTAAAAGAGCTGGATCTCGGACATATTCGGACAAGCATGGCGTACGCGTTGTCCGGCGGCGAACGTCGAAGACTGGAGATCACCAGGGCATTGGCGACCAATCCATCGTTCATGTTGTTGGACGAGCCGTTTGCCGGGATCGATCCCATTGCCGTGGCGGACATTCAGCAGATCATCACCCGACTAAAGGAAAAAGGTATCGGGATTCTTATCACCGATCACAACGTTCAAGAGACGCTTTCCATTACGGATCGTGCCTACATCATCAACGAAGGTTTGATTCTGGAGGCGGGTTCGCCCGAGGCCATCGTGAAAAGCGAAACGGCTCGAGCTGTCTATCTCGGCGATCGATTCAGGTTATGA
- a CDS encoding LptA/OstA family protein, which produces MLKCLLSLSVVLAGVSLTAHPSLAAPVTAGADQSVSTTITSRKMTVKNHDSQAIFEGAVVLTRGTLVVYSDRMIVSFGSAQSNGVEDRKAQDTVQRKGPDTVSNRAVNKIEAIGRVKIERDSGNATCEKAVYYREEDKIVLTGSPVAWEKGTRVSGRQITMFLAEDRSVVEGGSHVRIESEGGAK; this is translated from the coding sequence ATGTTGAAGTGTCTCCTGTCTCTTAGCGTGGTGCTCGCTGGCGTGTCTCTCACCGCCCATCCGTCGCTGGCTGCCCCGGTGACTGCCGGTGCCGATCAGTCCGTCAGTACGACCATCACCTCAAGGAAGATGACGGTGAAGAATCATGACAGCCAGGCGATTTTCGAGGGTGCGGTCGTACTGACGCGCGGCACCTTGGTGGTCTATTCGGATCGGATGATCGTCTCGTTCGGCTCGGCGCAATCCAACGGAGTCGAAGATAGAAAGGCGCAGGATACGGTGCAGCGAAAGGGGCCGGATACCGTCTCGAACCGGGCGGTGAACAAAATCGAAGCGATCGGTCGGGTGAAAATCGAGCGCGACAGCGGAAACGCAACGTGCGAAAAGGCGGTGTATTACCGAGAGGAAGATAAGATCGTCCTGACCGGATCGCCTGTGGCCTGGGAGAAGGGGACCAGAGTGAGCGGCAGACAAATTACCATGTTTCTGGCGGAGGATCGAAGTGTCGTTGAGGGGGGATCTCACGTGCGAATCGAGTCGGAGGGAGGAGCCAAGTGA
- the lptC gene encoding LPS export ABC transporter periplasmic protein LptC → MLAGYLVYLLMTNSTSAPPPTRQTSAMDQADATISRFTFTQTKGDRVQWQVDAKQARLFEQKKQAHLDTVAVTLFGQAGKELTVEGDEGTLNTDTKNFALANRIDPLVIRTQSGYTIYTNHLTWTDETREIRTSDPVRIVGHGLEVTGVGLLGHMDREEFEVLEDVHVEVSPVS, encoded by the coding sequence GTGCTGGCCGGTTATCTTGTGTACCTGCTCATGACGAATTCGACGTCCGCACCCCCTCCCACGAGACAGACCAGTGCGATGGATCAGGCGGACGCCACCATTTCCCGCTTCACCTTTACCCAAACCAAAGGGGACAGGGTGCAGTGGCAGGTCGACGCCAAGCAAGCCAGACTATTTGAACAGAAAAAACAGGCCCACCTCGATACGGTCGCCGTCACACTTTTCGGGCAGGCGGGCAAGGAGCTGACTGTGGAAGGAGATGAAGGCACGCTCAATACGGACACGAAGAACTTTGCTCTGGCGAACCGGATTGACCCGCTCGTCATCCGGACACAGAGCGGCTATACCATCTACACGAATCACTTGACCTGGACCGATGAAACTAGAGAAATTCGAACAAGCGACCCTGTCCGTATCGTTGGACACGGATTGGAAGTGACTGGCGTCGGGCTGTTGGGTCATATGGACCGTGAAGAATTCGAAGTGCTCGAGGACGTGCATGTTGAAGTGTCTCCTGTCTCTTAG
- the rplQ gene encoding 50S ribosomal protein L17, with translation MRHRKKGRQLGRQTKHRWALFRSLVTSLLEHERIETTEAKAKEIRGFTDRMITLGKDGSLPARRRALSFLRSKPVVTKLFGDVAARFKDRPGGYTRIIKTRRRIGDAAELVAIELVSRPDATATKQSTPPGETAKS, from the coding sequence GTGCGTCACAGAAAAAAAGGCAGACAACTCGGCCGACAGACCAAGCATCGCTGGGCGTTGTTCAGAAGCCTTGTGACTTCGCTGCTCGAACACGAACGGATCGAGACAACAGAAGCCAAGGCCAAGGAAATCAGAGGCTTTACTGATCGCATGATCACGCTTGGCAAGGACGGTTCATTGCCGGCCCGCCGGCGAGCGCTCAGTTTTCTTCGGAGTAAGCCGGTCGTGACTAAGCTCTTCGGTGACGTGGCGGCGCGATTCAAGGATCGGCCGGGCGGATATACCAGAATCATAAAGACCAGACGGCGAATCGGTGATGCTGCCGAATTGGTTGCGATCGAACTGGTCTCCCGCCCTGATGCGACGGCCACGAAACAGTCAACTCCACCCGGCGAAACCGCGAAATCCTAG
- a CDS encoding DNA-directed RNA polymerase subunit alpha: MKDFQIPLRVEVDKETLSPTFGRFSTEAFERGFGTTVGNALRRVLLSSLTGAAVTTVKIEGVLHEFSTIPGVTEDVTSIILNVKGLRLALHTDKPKTIRLKKKGPGEAKGSDIVHDADMTILTPNLHIATLDKDATLDIEMTVKHGRGYVPAERNKEEGLPIGVIAIDSIFSPIKRVNFQVENARVGRMTDYDKLTLEIWTDGTISPRDALSIAAGILRDHVDIFINPEARVEGRGELAGEDAQREINKNLFRSVNELELSVRAANCLKNANIKTIADLVQKTEAEMLKTKNFGKKSLNEIKEILTEMGLGLGVKLDALPSNGNPKPIE; this comes from the coding sequence ATGAAGGATTTCCAGATCCCGCTGCGGGTCGAGGTCGATAAAGAAACCCTCTCTCCGACATTCGGGCGGTTTTCGACCGAGGCCTTTGAACGGGGATTTGGGACGACTGTGGGCAATGCGTTGCGCCGGGTGCTGCTCTCCTCGTTGACGGGTGCCGCAGTGACAACGGTGAAGATCGAAGGGGTGTTGCACGAGTTTTCGACGATTCCCGGAGTGACCGAAGATGTCACGTCGATCATCTTGAATGTGAAGGGACTTCGGTTGGCGCTTCATACCGACAAGCCCAAGACCATCCGTCTCAAGAAGAAAGGGCCCGGTGAAGCGAAAGGTTCGGATATCGTTCATGATGCCGACATGACGATTCTGACCCCAAATCTCCATATCGCCACATTGGATAAGGATGCGACGTTGGATATTGAGATGACCGTGAAACACGGCCGTGGCTATGTGCCTGCTGAGCGGAACAAGGAGGAAGGCCTGCCCATCGGAGTGATTGCGATTGATTCGATTTTTTCGCCCATCAAGCGGGTCAACTTTCAGGTTGAAAATGCCCGTGTGGGCCGCATGACCGATTATGACAAGCTCACCTTGGAGATTTGGACCGACGGAACGATCTCGCCCCGAGATGCGCTCTCGATCGCCGCAGGCATTTTGCGGGATCATGTGGATATTTTCATCAATCCAGAAGCACGAGTGGAAGGTCGTGGGGAGCTGGCCGGTGAAGACGCTCAACGCGAGATCAACAAGAACCTGTTCCGCAGCGTCAACGAACTGGAACTGTCCGTCAGGGCAGCCAACTGCCTGAAGAATGCCAACATCAAGACGATTGCCGATTTGGTGCAGAAGACTGAAGCCGAGATGCTGAAGACAAAGAATTTCGGTAAGAAGTCTCTCAATGAAATCAAAGAAATATTGACCGAAATGGGACTGGGCTTGGGGGTCAAGTTGGACGCGTTGCCCTCAAACGGCAATCCCAAGCCGATTGAATAA
- the rpsD gene encoding 30S ribosomal protein S4 encodes MAKYRGPVCRLCRREGEKLFLKGSRCMTEKCAIERRSYPPGQHGQGRQRTSDYSLQLREKQKLRRIYGLQESQFRGVFERAERQTGVTGEALLRLLESRLDNVAYRLGFGASRREARQLVSHGHVTVNGRKMNVPGAVVRAGDVVAVRERSRNLVTIQTALESVEGRGVPEWLELDKAGFKGTVRALPTKDQITLPVNEQMVVELYSR; translated from the coding sequence GTGGCAAAGTATCGAGGTCCTGTCTGTCGGTTGTGCCGGCGTGAGGGGGAGAAGCTGTTTCTGAAGGGCTCCCGCTGCATGACGGAGAAATGTGCCATCGAGCGGCGCAGCTATCCGCCCGGCCAACATGGGCAGGGGCGCCAGCGGACGTCGGACTATAGCCTTCAGCTTCGAGAGAAGCAGAAATTACGGCGGATCTACGGATTGCAGGAATCGCAGTTCCGTGGCGTCTTTGAACGGGCTGAGCGCCAGACCGGCGTCACGGGCGAAGCGTTGTTGCGCCTGCTCGAATCGCGACTCGATAACGTGGCTTACCGACTCGGGTTCGGCGCGTCGAGGCGCGAGGCCCGCCAGCTGGTGAGTCACGGTCATGTGACGGTCAATGGCCGGAAAATGAATGTTCCCGGCGCCGTGGTACGGGCCGGAGATGTCGTGGCCGTTCGCGAGCGAAGTCGGAACTTGGTCACCATTCAAACGGCTCTGGAATCGGTCGAAGGGCGGGGTGTGCCGGAGTGGTTGGAGTTAGACAAGGCCGGATTCAAGGGTACGGTCCGCGCCCTTCCGACGAAAGACCAGATTACGCTGCCAGTCAATGAGCAGATGGTCGTCGAACTCTATTCAAGGTAA
- the rpsK gene encoding 30S ribosomal protein S11 — translation MSVKKGKKKERRIVQSGVAHVQASFNNTIVTITDMSGNTIVWASAGNQGFKGSRKSTPFAAQRAGEAAARKAMESGMRQVDVYVNGPGSGRESAIRSLQGAGLRINLIRDVTPIPHNGCRPPKRRRV, via the coding sequence ATGAGCGTTAAAAAGGGGAAGAAGAAGGAGCGACGGATCGTCCAGAGTGGGGTCGCCCACGTGCAGGCCTCGTTCAACAACACCATTGTGACGATTACGGATATGAGCGGCAATACGATTGTCTGGGCGAGTGCCGGCAACCAAGGATTCAAGGGTTCCCGCAAGAGCACACCGTTTGCCGCACAACGGGCCGGTGAAGCTGCTGCTCGAAAAGCGATGGAAAGCGGGATGCGCCAGGTCGATGTCTATGTGAACGGCCCGGGGTCCGGCCGCGAATCGGCGATCCGTTCGCTCCAAGGAGCAGGGCTTCGGATCAATCTCATTCGGGACGTGACGCCTATCCCGCACAATGGCTGCCGGCCGCCGAAGCGTCGGCGAGTGTAA
- the rpsM gene encoding 30S ribosomal protein S13, whose translation MARIAGVDLPREKRSDIGLTYVFGIGRAAARTILAKAGIDGAIRVKDLSEDQIVKIREIIDQGYQVEGDLRKTFSMNIKRLIDTGAYRGLRHRKGLPVRGQRSKTNARTRKGRRAGVGSKPRPAARPASTT comes from the coding sequence ATGGCACGTATTGCCGGAGTGGATCTGCCCAGAGAAAAGCGGTCGGATATCGGTCTGACCTATGTGTTCGGCATCGGCCGAGCCGCTGCACGAACTATCCTCGCCAAGGCCGGAATCGACGGAGCGATCCGTGTAAAGGATCTCAGCGAAGACCAAATCGTGAAGATCCGTGAGATCATCGATCAGGGCTATCAGGTCGAGGGGGATCTCCGAAAGACCTTCTCGATGAACATCAAGCGTCTGATCGACACCGGTGCTTATCGCGGATTGCGGCATCGCAAGGGATTGCCCGTTCGCGGCCAGCGGTCGAAGACCAACGCGAGGACCCGCAAGGGGCGTCGCGCGGGAGTCGGAAGCAAGCCGAGACCGGCGGCCCGCCCGGCATCTACCACCTAA
- the rpmJ gene encoding 50S ribosomal protein L36, with amino-acid sequence MKVKSSVKPICAKCKVVRRRGVVRILCENPRHKQRQG; translated from the coding sequence ATGAAGGTGAAATCGTCCGTCAAGCCGATCTGTGCCAAATGTAAGGTCGTAAGACGCCGAGGGGTCGTGCGGATCCTGTGCGAGAATCCGCGGCATAAACAACGGCAGGGATGA
- the infA gene encoding translation initiation factor IF-1: MPKEDIIEIQGTVAETLPNAMFRVQLENGHKILAHISGKMRMHFIRILPGDKVTVEMSPYDLTRGRITYRFK, translated from the coding sequence GTGCCCAAGGAAGACATCATCGAGATTCAAGGCACCGTGGCCGAAACCCTACCGAACGCCATGTTTCGCGTGCAACTCGAGAACGGTCACAAGATCTTGGCGCATATTTCCGGAAAAATGCGCATGCACTTTATTCGGATCCTTCCCGGCGACAAGGTGACGGTTGAAATGTCTCCGTACGATTTGACGCGGGGTCGGATCACGTATCGGTTCAAGTAG